In Cryptococcus deuterogattii R265 chromosome 4, complete sequence, a genomic segment contains:
- a CDS encoding transformer-2 protein, which yields MSQPEPSVAPPRDSYDERAASPPPRDYAEDKYSTRPPPAKYDDEFRDDSYSAKGGDTYRNDRPAFEAPRRPAQAPPPVNPNPVLGVFGLSIRTRERDLEDEFMRYGDVEKVVIVYDQRTDRSRGFGFITMRTTEDAARCIEKLNGLSLHGRNIRVDYSATQKPHSSTPGQYMGAKRPIRDDSYGRGRYDDRRGGYGDRRHDDRRDYYGSSSSRYDDRDSSYRQVGFYSATGRPLINLLCFYKFLQKKNRDSYSSRRTGDPYEGRSRRDDYGYDKYDKHDKYADYDYDKRSSRRSRYSASPARSTAAPAPEVPRY from the exons ATG TCTCAGCCGGAACCTTCTGTTGCTCCCCCTCGCGATTCGTACGACGAGCGAGCtgcttctccacctccacgAGACTACGCGGAGGACAAATACTCCACTCGTCCTCCACCCGCCAAATATGACGACGAATTTAGAGATGACTCGTACTCTGCCAAGGGAGGCGATACTTATAGAAACGATCGCCCTGCATT TGAAGCTCCTCGACGACctgctcaagctcctcctccagtcAACCCGAACCCAGTTCTCGGTGTCTTTGGTTTGTCCATTCGCACTCGTGAGCGAGACCTCGAGGATGAGTTTATGAGATATGGTGATGTGGAGAAGGTTGTTATTGTTTATGACCAAAGG ACCGATCGTTCTCGAGGCTTCGGCTTTATAACAATGCGAACCACTGAGGATGCGGCTCGTTGTATTGAAAAACTCAATGGGCTTAGTCTCCACGGCCGAAACATTCGCGTCGACTATTCTGCTACTCAGAAACCTCACTCTTCCACACCCGGCCAGTATATGGGTGCCAAGAGACCGATTC GCGATGACAGCTACGGTCGGGGGCGCTATGATGATCGTCGAGGAGGTTACGGTGACCGACGTCACGATGATCGCCGTGATTATTACGGATCAAGTAGCAGCAGATATGATGATCGAGACAGCAGCTACAGGCAAGTCGGCTTTTATAGCGCTACGGGCCGTCCACTGATAAATTTACTATGTTTTTACAAATTtcttcaaaaaaaaaacagggACTCTTACAGTTCTCGTAGGACTGGCGACCCTTATGAAGGTCGCAGCAGGAGAGACGATTATGGCTACGATAAATACGACAAGCATGACAAGTATGCCGACTATGATTATGATAAGCGAAG TTCCCGACGAAGCAGGTACTCCGCATCTCCTGCTCGTTCTACTGCTGCCCCCGCCCCCGAAGTACCTAGGTATTAG
- a CDS encoding serine/threonine/tyrosine-interacting protein, with protein MNPIATSSSNTSTWMPNGLPKCNGALPPPMNDSTIINGTSEWKYEMRREAQLIIPGLYLGPFQASLNSNKMKQMGITHVLCIRDRKEAKLIFPRFPQEFKYMTLNISDHPDQNLITIFPSCRDFVEEAFSMGGTVLVHCNGGIALSPAIVVGYLMWKFNWTAEHALAHVQNKRYCVSTMSFQNQFKEYEPIYMAQKMVETAAKREAAANKRQVEEVDEEGAGYQRRQRYMQEEPSDMTMD; from the exons ATGAATCCCATTGCCACAAGCTCATCCAATACATCTACTTGGATGCCCAATGGCCTTCCGAAATGTAATGGTGCCCTGCCTCCGCCGATGAACGACTCCACTATCATCAATGGGACTAGTGAATGGAA GTACGAGATGCGACGAGAAGCGCAGCTCATAATACCTGGCTTGTACTTGGGACCGTTCCAAGCATCTCTGAACTCAAACAAGATGAAACAGATGGGAATTACACATGT GCTTTGTATCCGAGACCGGAAGGAGGCCAAATTAATATTTCCAAGATTTCCGCAAGAGTTCAAATACATGACACTCAATATCAGTGACCATCCT GATCAAAATTTGATCACCATTTTCCCTAGCTGTAGAGATTTTGTGGAGGAGGCATTCTCCATGGGTGGGACTGTTTTGGTACATTGTAACG GGGGGATTGCCCTCTCGCCTGCCATTGTTGTCGGATATCTCATGTGGAAATTCAACTGGACGGCCGAGCATGCTCTTGCTCATGTTCAGAATAAACGGTATTGTGTGAGCACAATGAGC TTCCAGAACCAGTTCAAAGAATACGAACCTATCTACATGGCACAAAAAATGGTGGAAACCGCAGCGAAAAGAGAAGCCGCAGCAAATAAACGacaagtggaagaagt CGACGAGGAAGGGGCTGGTTATCAGAGAAGACAGCGCTATATGCAGGAAGAACCTTCAGATATGACTATGGATTGA